A single region of the Bdellovibrio sp. GT3 genome encodes:
- a CDS encoding TrmH family RNA methyltransferase → MFPYGPEIEINVNLKMNYKVVLEKLGPLLTADRLQKIDRVVAQRNFDTAVVLESIYDRGNISAVMRSAEGLGFGNFHVIETQEKFKESARVTQGADKWVEVKKWQNTTDCVKKLKSQGYKIYVTHLDARSKPLHEVDFSGKTALVLGNEKNGVSPEMVAAADECIIIPMTGFVQSFNISVAGALSLYHISQDRMKRGGGNASLTTEEQDILRAYYYLRTQDSGFQYLEELFARGHIKA, encoded by the coding sequence ATGTTTCCCTACGGTCCTGAGATCGAAATCAATGTGAACTTGAAAATGAATTACAAAGTGGTACTTGAGAAATTGGGACCACTTCTGACGGCGGATCGATTGCAAAAAATCGATCGCGTTGTTGCGCAACGAAACTTCGATACAGCCGTGGTTTTGGAAAGCATTTATGACCGCGGCAATATTTCTGCCGTGATGAGATCTGCCGAGGGTCTTGGCTTCGGTAATTTTCACGTTATTGAAACTCAGGAAAAGTTCAAAGAATCTGCACGGGTCACCCAGGGTGCTGACAAGTGGGTGGAAGTCAAAAAATGGCAAAACACCACGGATTGCGTGAAAAAGCTTAAGTCTCAAGGTTACAAAATCTATGTCACTCATTTGGATGCGCGTTCCAAGCCCTTGCACGAAGTGGATTTCTCAGGAAAAACCGCTTTGGTTTTGGGGAATGAAAAGAACGGTGTGAGTCCCGAAATGGTGGCCGCCGCTGACGAATGTATCATTATTCCCATGACGGGCTTCGTTCAGAGCTTCAATATCTCTGTGGCCGGCGCCCTGAGTCTTTACCATATCTCCCAAGACCGTATGAAACGGGGCGGGGGCAATGCTTCTCTAACGACAGAGGAGCAGGATATTCTGCGTGCTTACTATTATCTGCGCACTCAGGATTCTGGCTTCCAATATCTTGAAGAACTTTTTGCAAGAGGACACATAAAGGCTTAG